The window CACTTTACGATGCCGAAAACAAAATAAATCAAGTGTTGATGGTACATCACAATATCACACATCAAAAAGAGACCGAACTTGAAATGTTAAATACGCTTAAAAAAGAACGAGAGTTAAGCGAATTAAAATCGCGGTTTATCTCTATGGCTTCACATGAATTTAGAACGCCTTTAAGTGCTATTCTGTCTTCAGCGATACTCATTGAGAAACAAAATGAGCCTGGAAAAGAAGATAAAAGAATAGGTTATGTAACTAAAATTAGATCGAATGTAAAAAACCTCGTCGTGATACTAAATGACTTTCTTTCTTTAGGCAAACTACAAGAAGGTAAAGTCATTGCGCATCCAGAGTCCTTCAATCTTATTGATTTTTCTAAATCGTTAATTGAAGAAATGGAGGACATCAAAAAAGAGGACCAGATCATCAATTTACAATGTGAGCATTCTTCTATTAAAGTGTTTTTAGATTCAAAACTTCTAAAACACATCCTTTACAATTTAGTATCGAATGCTATAAAGTATTCCGAAGAACAACAAGAAATCAACATTAAAATAGCAATTAAAAACCAGTTGGTGTGCATAGACATAAAAGATAAAGGTATTGGTATTCCAGCCGAAGATCAAGACCATTTGTTTCAACGTTTTTATCGTGCGAATAATGCTTCCAATATTCAAGGCACTGGTTTAGGATTAAATATAGTAAAACAATATACCGAATTAATGGGTGGTACCATTACCTTTAAAAGTGAAATAAATAAAGGATCTACCTTTTCTATAACCTTTCCTTTAAATGAAACAAAAGATGAATAAAATACTATTAATTGAGGACAATCAAGACGTACGAGAAAATACCGCGGATATTCTTGAATTAAATAATTATGCCGTCATTACTGCAGAAAATGGTGAAATAGGTGTTAAAAAAGCCCTAAAACATCATCCTGATATTATTATATGCGATATAATGATGCCTATTTTAGATGGCTATGGTGTTTTTGAAAGCTTAAGTAAAAACCATAAAACAGCACGGATTCCTTTTATTTTTCTAAGTGCTAAATCGGAAAAATCAGATATAAGAAAAGGAATGAATATTGGCGTGGATGATTATCTAACCAAACCATTTGAAGAGGAGGAATTATTAGACGCTATAGTGTGCCGTATAAAAAAGAGTGATTTTTTAAAAAAAGAATTCTCTAAAAACATAGAAGGTATTAGTGAATTTATCAACGAAGCTTCAGACTTTCTAAAGTTAGAAGAACTATCTAAAGATCGCAATCTAGAAAAGTATAAAACGAAAGATTGTATTTTTAATGAAGGTACTGCTGCCCATCAATTATATTTTATACAAAGCGGAAATGTAAAAACATATAGAACTACCGAATCTGGAAAAGAATTTGTTACCGGCTTATATGGACCTGGAGATTTTATTGGTCAGTTATCACTTCTTGGCGATAAAGGTTTATACGTAGAAACGGCAAGTGTACTAGAAGATGCAGAGATTTGCGGAATCCCAAAAGCAGATTTCACCAAACTCCTGTACGGCAACAAAGAGGTTTCTAATAAATTTATAGATATTATCTCTAATAATTTAATAGACATGCAGGAACATTTAGTAGATATGGCCTACGCTACAGTACGAAAAAGAACAGCCAAAGCATTGTTAGAACTAGATGAAAAAGGACTAATTAAAGATAATAAACATACGGGTATAAGTATTCCTAGAGAAGATTTTGCAGGATTAATTGGTACAGCAACAGAAACGGCTATACGTATGTTAACCGAATTTAAACATGAAGGTTTAATTGACGTAGAAACAAACAGAAGGCTTGTTATATTAGACAAAGAAAGTCTAAAACAAATTTCAGAATTTGGATAATAGTTATAAAATAAAAAAAGAGTTTTACTATAATCACAAAGTAAAACTCTTTTTTATTATCTAAACTTTTTAATCAAACTATTCATTATAAATGTTAGCAGTTGTTCTTGCAAAGCTACTTTAACCTCATTTTTAATAGTAGTTGCGCTAAGGCTATCTTTAGAGCTTTTTAAATTCAGTTTTATATGTTGTTTATAAATCTGTTTTTGCAGACTTAAAATTTTTAACTGATTATCTATTTCGTCAAACGAATTGTAGCTATTTGGTATCATCTTTTATAAAATAACATTTAGAAAATTTTCTTAATAATGGTCCGTTAAACCTATCTCTTAAAAAATAAACAACCATTACAACTAACACATAAAACAATCCAACAATTAAAAAACCATAAAACGTATCATCTAAAATTTGCGCTAACCTAAAAGCTACTGCAAAAGATAATATTAATAAAGTAATACAGGCCAAAGAACCTATCACAATAACTTTTGTGATATAAGTAACGCCTAGCATAAGCACTTTAAAGCTTTTAAGCTTCATGTAATCTTCACTGCTTTTTAAATAAGCGTGAATATGGACATCTGTGTCTAATACGTTTTCTTTTAATTTTTCAAAAGCCATAATTATTATTTTTGAGGCTCCATATTTTTAAGCTCTTCTAACTTACGTTCTAAGCTAGAAATAATGTCTTCTGCCTTACCATTCATATGAGAAATAGTTTCATCTAACTTTTCTTTCATTTCTTGTTTTTTCTCATGTACAGATCTTGTAAGGTCTGCTTTAGCATGCGATACACGTTCCGAAATATCATGTTTTGTTTCGTCTGCTTTTTGTTTAATTTTTTTTCTAGTTTTAATCCCTTTATCCGGCGCATATAAAACTCCGATTCCTGCTCCTATTGCAGCTCCAGCTAATAAAGCTAACAGTGTATTTTCTTTAGTACTTGACATAATTCTATAATTTTAAGATTAGTAAATTAATTTCTATACCTCAAAAGTAGGGCAACAAACTAGAAATTAGAATGACCTAGGTCACTCTGACAAAAATTAATAACAGGATAAAAAAAAATAGCCAAATGATGTAAGTCATTCCTTTTTGAGACAAATCATCTTACTTTAGACCTACAATAAGTAATTACCATGGAATCTAAAATAAGAGAAACAACCCAAAAGCGCATTTTTATAAAATCATATCCAAAATTTCAGCAAATAGAAGCACTAATAAAAGGGATGAACCTACCTGAGAATAAAAATCAACAAATCTCTATTATTGGTAAGTTTGATGAAGAACATTTGGATGCTACTAAAAATTTAACTGCTTTAGAAGAGGAAATGGAAACAAAATGCAAAGCGTTATTTCCATACCCGATAGACTTTGGCATTCTTTCCAATCCTGATATTGGTACCATTTTCATTACAGGATTTCTTGTATCCACATTTTTACAAGAAATAGAACGCAAAGAAATTGGCGCCATGCTAACGGGGCCTTATGGAATTTTAAGAGGCTTAGGAATATACCCTGAAAGTGCTGCATTAAATTTAAAAGCATTACAACTTGGACGCTACTTATTAATAATTAGAGGCACCAAAAAGGAGTTAAAAGTGTTATAAAAAAAATATAAGATAAGTACTAAATACGTTCTAGCTTTAAGTCGCAAAACCCCAAACATATTGGTTGTTTTACAAGTATTATACATGCTTTATTTTCTACTTATAGCAGTTTGTATCCATCGATTCCGTGATACCTTGATACCTTGATGCCTTGATGCCTTGATACCTTGATACCTTGATACCTTGATACCTTGATAAGGTATAAAATGTATAACATACTTTTCATACCATCTCGATTTTAAATGCATTACCACCATAAAAAATCATACTTCTATTTTTTTTAAAGAACGATATGGCATTAATGATATAACTAAATTAATGGATATTTGATTGCTGTAAAATGACTTCCAATTGGATTTTTTTTTTCTAATTAGGCATTGGCTTTTTATCCAAAATACTTTTTTCTGATTTATTCATATTTTCGATACCTTGTAATAAAGCATCTGGATTAAAAGAAATACTATCTATACCTTCGTTAATCAAAAAAGTTGCAAATTCTGGAAAGTCACTAGGTGCTTGACCACACAAACCAATTTTAGTTTTTGTTGTTTTCGCGGAATGGATTGCCATGGAAATCATCTTTTTTGCTGCTTGATCATTTTCGTCAAATAGCTTACCCATTAATTGCGAATCTCTATCAATACCTAATGTTAGTTGGGTAAGATCATTAGAACCTATGGAGAATCCATCAAATATTTCAGCAAATTGTTCCGCCAAAATCACATTACTAGGAATCTCTACCATAGTATACACTTCCAGTCCATTTTTACCTCGTTTCAACCCATTATTCTCTAAACTGACCAATACTTTTTCACCTTCTTTTATTGTTCTACAAAACGGCACCATTACTTTTAGGTTAGTAAGTCCCATAACCTCACGTACTTTTTTAATCGCCCTACATTCCAATGCAAATCCATCTTTATACAGATCACTATAGTAGCGTGACGCTCCTCTAAAACCTAACATTGGATTCTCTTCTTTAGGTTCAAATTGAGCTCCACCAATTAAATTGGCATATTCATTGGTTTTAAAATCACTTAGTCGTACAATGACTTCTTTAGGATAAAAAGCAGCTGCAATAGTTGCAATACCTTGTGATAACTTATCTACAAAATATTCCGTTTTCTCAGAATAGGTTTTAGTAATTTCGATTATCTCTTTTTGAATGGCAACATCCTCTATAGTATTAAACTTTACCAAAGCCATAGGATGCACTTTTACCAAGTGTGTGAT is drawn from Lacinutrix sp. WUR7 and contains these coding sequences:
- a CDS encoding YtxH domain-containing protein; protein product: MSSTKENTLLALLAGAAIGAGIGVLYAPDKGIKTRKKIKQKADETKHDISERVSHAKADLTRSVHEKKQEMKEKLDETISHMNGKAEDIISSLERKLEELKNMEPQK
- a CDS encoding DUF6327 family protein, yielding MIPNSYNSFDEIDNQLKILSLQKQIYKQHIKLNLKSSKDSLSATTIKNEVKVALQEQLLTFIMNSLIKKFR
- a CDS encoding response regulator codes for the protein MNKILLIEDNQDVRENTADILELNNYAVITAENGEIGVKKALKHHPDIIICDIMMPILDGYGVFESLSKNHKTARIPFIFLSAKSEKSDIRKGMNIGVDDYLTKPFEEEELLDAIVCRIKKSDFLKKEFSKNIEGISEFINEASDFLKLEELSKDRNLEKYKTKDCIFNEGTAAHQLYFIQSGNVKTYRTTESGKEFVTGLYGPGDFIGQLSLLGDKGLYVETASVLEDAEICGIPKADFTKLLYGNKEVSNKFIDIISNNLIDMQEHLVDMAYATVRKRTAKALLELDEKGLIKDNKHTGISIPREDFAGLIGTATETAIRMLTEFKHEGLIDVETNRRLVILDKESLKQISEFG